The following are encoded together in the Weissella soli genome:
- the gnd gene encoding phosphogluconate dehydrogenase (NAD(+)-dependent, decarboxylating), with translation MKFAMIGLGKMGLNLVKNSADNGHEVVAFDLNADFVKEAAAYSDKVSPATDLDDMLAQLPSPKVVWVMVPAGVPTNSTIDTLIEKLAAGDIIIDGGNSNYKDNLEQNKRTTAAGIKFFDAGTSGGMSGARNGGNFMIGGDDAEAWKVIEPLFKSIALEDGYLYTGKLGSGHYLKMVHNGIEYGMMQAIAEGFEVLEASQYDYDYEAVAKLWNHGSVVRSWLMELAEEQFAKDPKLSAIAGRMHSSGEGKWTVEESLNLEVPTPVITLSLMMRYRSLQDDTFTGKVVSALRNGFGGHAMDSAK, from the coding sequence ATGAAGTTCGCGATGATCGGCCTTGGTAAGATGGGCTTGAACTTAGTTAAGAATTCAGCAGACAATGGACACGAAGTCGTTGCCTTCGACTTGAACGCAGATTTCGTTAAGGAAGCTGCTGCATACTCAGACAAGGTTTCTCCTGCAACTGATTTGGACGATATGTTGGCGCAATTGCCTTCACCAAAGGTTGTTTGGGTAATGGTACCAGCTGGTGTGCCAACTAACTCAACGATCGACACTTTGATCGAAAAGTTGGCTGCTGGGGACATCATTATCGATGGTGGAAACTCAAACTACAAGGATAACTTGGAGCAAAACAAGCGTACTACTGCTGCCGGAATTAAGTTCTTCGATGCAGGTACTTCAGGCGGTATGTCTGGTGCACGTAACGGTGGAAACTTCATGATCGGTGGAGACGACGCTGAAGCTTGGAAGGTTATCGAACCTTTGTTCAAGTCAATTGCTTTGGAAGATGGTTACTTGTACACTGGTAAGTTGGGTTCAGGTCACTATTTGAAGATGGTTCACAATGGAATCGAATACGGAATGATGCAAGCCATCGCCGAAGGATTCGAAGTATTGGAAGCCTCACAATACGACTACGACTACGAAGCAGTTGCTAAGTTGTGGAACCACGGTTCAGTTGTTCGTTCATGGTTGATGGAATTGGCCGAAGAGCAATTTGCCAAGGATCCTAAGCTATCAGCTATTGCTGGGCGTATGCACTCATCAGGTGAAGGAAAGTGGACTGTTGAAGAGTCTTTGAACTTGGAAGTACCTACACCAGTTATCACTTTGTCATTGATGATGCGTTACCGTTCATTGCAAGATGATACATTCACTGGTAAGGTTGTTTCAGCTTTGCGTAATGGCTTCGGTGGTCACGCAATGGATTCAGCTAAGTAA
- a CDS encoding MurR/RpiR family transcriptional regulator: protein MTQSGFARIRSMREQLTGSDEKLANYIIENATITRSMTIQALAQSTKLSTATVSRFVKRIGYSSFREFSLSLAIATPTEATFFGEIDENDNPEAIVKKVFSGAQNALTATSDLLKPADMIQATDWLINARRVGLFGIGGSSIVAFNGYHKLLRTPLDVEQHPDYDVQLMQAVRMKSSDVAIIISHSGRNSDTLKIAEQLKENGVKIIAITAYPQADLAKHADLVLASAAEEVNIRSESMSSLIAQITIVDSLFTLVGVRLGAKTQQIVDDMRVAIESTRE, encoded by the coding sequence ATGACACAAAGTGGCTTTGCCCGTATTCGTTCGATGCGCGAACAATTAACCGGGTCCGATGAAAAACTAGCCAATTACATCATAGAAAACGCGACGATCACACGATCAATGACTATCCAGGCATTGGCACAAAGTACTAAACTTTCAACGGCAACCGTTTCGCGTTTCGTTAAACGCATCGGTTACAGCTCATTTCGTGAATTCTCACTGAGTTTAGCCATCGCGACCCCCACTGAGGCAACCTTCTTCGGTGAAATCGATGAGAACGATAATCCTGAAGCAATCGTCAAAAAAGTTTTCTCAGGCGCCCAAAACGCGCTCACTGCGACCAGCGATTTATTAAAACCAGCTGACATGATTCAAGCAACCGATTGGCTCATTAATGCTCGTCGTGTCGGCCTATTCGGTATTGGTGGTTCATCGATTGTCGCTTTTAATGGTTATCACAAATTACTCCGTACCCCCCTTGATGTTGAGCAACATCCTGATTACGATGTGCAATTGATGCAAGCGGTCCGCATGAAAAGCAGTGATGTTGCCATCATCATTTCACATTCTGGTCGTAATAGTGATACCTTAAAGATTGCCGAACAGCTCAAAGAAAATGGTGTCAAAATCATCGCGATTACCGCTTATCCACAAGCCGATTTGGCAAAACATGCTGATCTAGTTTTAGCTAGTGCCGCGGAAGAAGTTAATATTCGGAGTGAGTCCATGTCGTCGTTGATTGCCCAAATTACCATTGTGGACAGCTTGTTTACATTGGTCGGCGTCCGTCTTGGCGCTAAAACACAACAAATTGTCGATGATATGCGTGTCGCCATTGAATCGACACGTGAATAA
- a CDS encoding trans-sulfuration enzyme family protein yields the protein MTEITDIIKATTQIDPVTGSLNTPIHLSSTFNQVSFDDFGEFDYARSGNPTRNAVEATMARLEHGNFGYLFSTGMAAISSVLLTFSQGDHLIVTKHVYGGTFRVFEDVLNRFGITHTFVDCTDLENITKAIQPNTKAIYIESPSNPILAVTDIAGVVAIAKDHQLVTIADNTFMSPYLQKPLDLGIDIVVHSATKWLAGHSDILAGAVVTNDQALAAQIYFVQNAVGATLGVTDSWLLQRGLKTLAIRMERHTASAQQMAAWLEQQSVVLRVNYPGLVSSPFFEIQQRQAKNGGAVLSFDVGSYENAKIVAENVQIPVFSVSLGGVESILSYPPKMSHAELDANELAATGITPGLLRLSVGLEDVDDLIADFGQAFKKIPV from the coding sequence ATGACTGAAATAACCGATATTATTAAAGCAACAACGCAGATTGATCCAGTTACTGGTTCATTAAATACCCCCATTCATCTTTCGTCGACCTTCAATCAAGTCAGTTTTGACGATTTCGGCGAATTCGATTATGCGCGTTCAGGTAATCCGACCCGTAATGCTGTTGAAGCAACGATGGCTCGATTAGAACATGGAAATTTTGGGTATTTATTTAGCACGGGGATGGCAGCCATTAGTTCCGTCTTGCTGACATTTAGTCAAGGTGATCATTTGATTGTGACTAAGCATGTGTATGGGGGAACTTTTCGGGTATTTGAAGATGTCCTCAATCGGTTTGGAATTACCCATACTTTTGTTGATTGTACCGATTTGGAAAACATCACCAAGGCGATCCAACCGAATACCAAAGCAATTTATATCGAAAGCCCATCGAATCCCATTCTAGCAGTCACGGATATTGCGGGGGTGGTGGCCATTGCTAAGGACCATCAGTTAGTCACGATTGCCGATAACACCTTCATGTCGCCATATTTGCAAAAACCATTGGATTTGGGCATCGATATTGTTGTCCATTCAGCTACGAAATGGTTAGCTGGCCATTCTGATATTTTGGCAGGGGCTGTTGTCACGAATGACCAAGCACTAGCTGCGCAAATTTATTTTGTCCAAAATGCTGTTGGCGCAACATTAGGTGTGACGGATAGTTGGCTTTTGCAACGGGGGTTGAAAACACTGGCGATTCGTATGGAACGGCACACAGCCTCGGCGCAACAGATGGCGGCATGGTTAGAGCAACAATCGGTCGTGTTGCGAGTGAACTATCCTGGTTTAGTCTCATCGCCATTTTTTGAAATTCAGCAGCGCCAGGCTAAGAATGGTGGGGCCGTCTTGAGTTTTGATGTGGGTAGTTATGAAAATGCGAAAATCGTCGCCGAAAATGTCCAAATTCCAGTGTTTTCAGTCTCACTTGGTGGCGTGGAATCCATTTTGTCTTACCCGCCAAAAATGTCTCACGCGGAGCTTGATGCCAATGAACTGGCTGCGACCGGTATCACGCCAGGTCTATTGAGGTTATCGGTGGGACTTGAAGATGTCGATGATCTCATTGCTGACTTCGGTCAGGCTTTCAAAAAAATTCCAGTTTAA